The following coding sequences are from one uncultured Desulfobacter sp. window:
- the pepF gene encoding oligoendopeptidase F: MVHQPDAPRKEVLQRDSWDLSPMFPTIEAWETLFQTLEKKIPTYDDFKGTLAQGPDRLLACIEFDHGVGRDMDRLYTFAHLKNDEDKTQSDNESLFQRATNLYTRIGEASSFMSPEIQAIPSERLTAYLDKEAFKPYRFYLEQIIRYIPHTKDAATEQLLAMAAESLGAPQRIFSQLDNADLNFGTVKTPSGEDSPLTHGNFITFLGHKDRDFRKTVFDQYYQTYHDHRHTIAATLAASVKKDLFWARARQFDAARQAALFSDNVPSDVYDNLIDNVKKAFPPLYRYLDFRKQALGVDELHMYDTYVQLVPDVEFHMDYEEAVATCIEALAPLGKDYCNSLEQGLLTGWVDRYENKGKRSGAYSSGCYDSNPYILLNYDPDTINSLFTLIHEAGHSMHTYLANTSQPYPTHGYTIFVAEVASTLNEALLARHLLGKYENDPKMKAYILNREIDNIRGTFFRQTMFAEFEHIVHGLAGDNQALTIDTFTSVYKNLLSVYFGDKMVIDPALTLECLRIPHFYSSFYVYKYATGLAAALGLTQRIIDKGQSAVDDYLNFLKLGGSMFPIDELRVAGVDMATITPVQAAAAHFESRISELETLWPSI; this comes from the coding sequence ATGGTTCATCAGCCGGACGCCCCAAGGAAAGAGGTCCTTCAACGTGACAGCTGGGATCTGTCACCCATGTTTCCAACCATCGAAGCGTGGGAAACGCTTTTCCAGACACTGGAAAAAAAGATCCCCACCTACGATGATTTCAAGGGGACCCTTGCCCAGGGACCAGACAGGCTTTTGGCCTGCATTGAGTTTGACCACGGTGTCGGGCGGGATATGGACCGTCTTTATACATTCGCCCACCTGAAAAACGATGAGGATAAAACCCAGTCGGACAACGAAAGCCTTTTCCAGCGGGCCACCAATCTTTACACCCGCATCGGGGAGGCCTCAAGTTTTATGTCGCCTGAAATCCAGGCGATCCCTTCCGAGCGGCTCACGGCGTATCTTGATAAAGAGGCATTTAAGCCGTACCGGTTTTACCTGGAACAGATAATCCGGTACATTCCCCACACAAAGGATGCAGCCACCGAGCAGCTGCTGGCCATGGCCGCCGAAAGCCTTGGGGCCCCCCAACGGATTTTCTCCCAGCTGGACAACGCCGATCTTAATTTCGGTACGGTAAAAACGCCTTCGGGTGAAGACTCTCCGTTGACCCACGGCAACTTTATTACCTTCCTGGGCCATAAAGACAGAGATTTTCGCAAAACGGTTTTTGATCAATATTACCAGACCTACCATGACCACAGACACACCATTGCCGCAACCCTTGCCGCCTCAGTGAAAAAAGATCTGTTCTGGGCCCGGGCCAGGCAGTTTGACGCCGCACGACAGGCCGCTTTATTTTCGGATAATGTACCTTCGGACGTCTACGACAACCTGATCGACAATGTAAAAAAAGCATTTCCACCCCTGTACCGCTACCTTGATTTCAGAAAACAGGCCCTGGGCGTTGACGAACTGCACATGTACGACACCTATGTACAGCTTGTGCCGGACGTTGAGTTTCACATGGACTATGAAGAGGCTGTTGCCACCTGTATTGAGGCCCTTGCGCCATTGGGCAAGGACTATTGCAATTCCCTGGAGCAGGGTCTGCTCACAGGCTGGGTGGACCGGTACGAAAACAAAGGCAAACGAAGCGGGGCCTACTCTTCGGGATGCTACGATTCCAACCCATATATCCTGCTCAACTATGATCCGGATACCATTAACAGCCTGTTCACGCTGATTCACGAGGCCGGGCACTCCATGCACACCTATCTTGCCAACACATCCCAGCCCTACCCCACCCACGGGTACACCATTTTTGTGGCAGAGGTGGCCTCCACACTCAATGAGGCGCTTTTGGCCCGGCATCTTCTGGGAAAATATGAGAACGACCCGAAAATGAAGGCCTACATCCTGAACCGGGAAATCGACAACATCCGGGGGACATTTTTCCGCCAGACCATGTTTGCCGAATTTGAACATATTGTCCACGGCCTGGCCGGTGACAACCAGGCCTTGACCATTGACACCTTTACATCGGTATACAAAAATCTTTTATCCGTATACTTCGGCGACAAGATGGTCATTGATCCGGCGCTTACCCTGGAATGCCTGCGCATCCCCCATTTTTACTCGTCCTTTTATGTGTATAAATATGCCACGGGCCTTGCGGCGGCCTTAGGTCTTACCCAGCGGATCATTGACAAGGGACAGTCGGCCGTGGATGATTACCTTAACTTTCTCAAGCTTGGTGGCTCCATGTTCCCCATTGACGAACTCAGGGTGGCTGGTGTTGACATGGCAACCATTACCCCGGTACAGGCGGCTGCCGCCCATTTTGAATCACGGATCAGCGAACTGGAAACCCTGTGGCCTTCCATATAG
- the tsaA gene encoding tRNA (N6-threonylcarbamoyladenosine(37)-N6)-methyltransferase TrmO, whose amino-acid sequence MAFHIEPAIAPIGIIHTCFKEKFGIPRQPNLADRAPGMLEFLPEFARPEAVRGLDQFSHVWLIFLFHGAVKKDGKWSAMVRPPRLGGNKKVGVFASRSPFRPNPIGMSCVRLEEIEMTGKGPVLHLTGVDILDQTPVLDIKPYLPYSDRLDNARDGFAPAPDNKSCRVNFSGRAADQIREREKIIPNLQTIITQVLENDPRPAYSNARFSRKKEVPRPDETDKARVYGIRMFDFDLKWQASGNSIQVICLDPASD is encoded by the coding sequence GTGGCCTTCCATATAGAACCCGCAATAGCGCCCATTGGGATAATCCATACCTGTTTTAAGGAAAAATTCGGCATTCCCCGGCAGCCCAACCTTGCGGACAGGGCTCCCGGGATGCTGGAGTTCCTACCTGAATTTGCCCGCCCCGAGGCTGTCAGAGGCCTTGATCAATTTTCCCACGTCTGGCTGATATTCCTCTTTCACGGGGCTGTAAAAAAAGATGGCAAATGGTCTGCCATGGTGCGGCCGCCCCGGCTTGGGGGGAATAAAAAGGTGGGCGTATTTGCCTCGCGCTCCCCTTTTCGGCCCAACCCCATCGGCATGTCCTGTGTCCGGCTTGAAGAGATCGAAATGACGGGCAAAGGACCGGTGCTTCACCTGACCGGCGTGGATATCCTGGATCAGACCCCTGTGCTGGACATCAAACCCTATCTGCCCTATTCCGACCGCCTGGACAATGCCCGGGACGGCTTTGCGCCGGCACCGGACAACAAGAGCTGCCGGGTCAATTTTTCCGGCAGGGCAGCGGACCAGATCCGGGAACGGGAAAAGATCATACCCAATCTGCAGACCATCATTACCCAGGTGCTGGAAAATGATCCCCGGCCCGCGTACAGCAATGCCCGATTCTCCCGTAAGAAAGAAGTCCCCCGGCCCGACGAAACGGATAAAGCGCGCGTATATGGTATTCGAATGTTTGACTTTGATCTCAAATGGCAGGCATCAGGCAACAGCATCCAGGTGATTTGCCTGGACCCGGCATCAGACTAA
- a CDS encoding TonB-dependent receptor has protein sequence MRTKMQLMGLLILLFPLPLLAEVNITPTVVTATMSEKTLEEAPGSIQVITALEIEEMGATSVDQILAQAVGLMVSEASGRARAVNIRGTGAKRSLVLIDGRRLAAGYKDFTSTDQIPVTMIQRIEIVRGPSGAIYGSDAVGGVVNIITKKAPQKTSGGVTIRYKSHLDKDSDGGMGSAWVGSTLGKTTFILSGAAQHIGGWNDDGETPDDGDDKDLNSAAGRVAHALTDTSHLSAGFEYFDLEREGERYYQGQSRERNAQDQRFNYFLQYDNQITPDGDLLVRAYRSEHENKMQFSPTATVTSEEDAQRWLNQVEARYIGPVMGNHLLSVGAEFRQEGREDSTGADNDLDNTSIFIQDEFEIFSALYLTAGLRYDNHSEFGGQFSPKASLVYGIFEELRLKASIGKGFRAPSLSELFVTSYRNKAKYVYSPNPDLEPEESLSYEIGLEGGKGPISGGITAFRNDIDNMIDAQFIRTEGSGKNKITYYQYQNIAEALTQGIEARADVKLPWHLSTGAGITWLDTENKETGEELEGSPDVKGIFRLAYYHPEHKFHAATRINYIGDQHVSNAEDKSGYVTVNLYFSKDFANRLQVFAGIDNLFNEKKAYDGQTYIEPANCYAGCSIRF, from the coding sequence ATGAGAACCAAAATGCAGCTCATGGGATTGTTGATTTTACTGTTTCCATTACCGCTCCTTGCTGAAGTCAACATCACACCCACCGTAGTCACCGCCACCATGTCCGAAAAAACCCTGGAAGAGGCACCCGGATCAATTCAGGTCATTACGGCCCTGGAAATTGAAGAGATGGGGGCAACGTCTGTGGACCAAATACTGGCACAGGCTGTGGGGCTCATGGTATCCGAGGCCTCCGGGCGAGCCAGGGCCGTCAATATCCGGGGAACAGGCGCCAAAAGGAGCCTGGTACTCATTGACGGGCGGCGGCTGGCAGCCGGGTACAAAGATTTTACCAGCACCGACCAGATACCGGTGACCATGATCCAGCGCATTGAGATTGTCCGCGGCCCCAGCGGGGCCATATACGGCAGCGATGCCGTGGGCGGCGTGGTCAACATCATCACCAAAAAGGCACCCCAAAAAACATCCGGCGGGGTGACGATCCGGTACAAAAGCCATCTGGATAAGGATTCCGACGGCGGCATGGGCTCCGCCTGGGTGGGGTCAACGCTTGGGAAAACAACTTTTATCCTATCGGGGGCCGCCCAGCACATCGGCGGCTGGAATGATGATGGTGAGACGCCTGACGACGGCGACGACAAGGATCTCAATTCTGCGGCGGGACGAGTCGCCCATGCACTGACCGACACATCACACCTAAGCGCAGGGTTTGAATATTTTGACCTGGAACGTGAGGGAGAGCGATATTATCAGGGCCAAAGCCGTGAACGAAATGCCCAAGACCAGCGGTTCAATTACTTTCTTCAATACGACAATCAAATCACCCCGGACGGGGATCTCTTGGTTCGGGCCTACCGGTCCGAGCATGAAAATAAAATGCAGTTTTCGCCCACAGCGACCGTCACCAGCGAAGAGGATGCCCAACGTTGGCTGAACCAGGTAGAGGCAAGGTATATCGGACCGGTGATGGGCAACCATCTTCTGTCCGTTGGGGCGGAATTCCGTCAGGAAGGTCGTGAAGACAGCACGGGGGCGGATAATGACCTGGACAACACCAGTATTTTTATCCAGGATGAATTTGAAATCTTCTCTGCGTTGTATCTTACGGCCGGCCTGCGCTATGACAATCACTCGGAATTCGGCGGCCAATTTTCTCCCAAGGCCTCTCTGGTCTACGGCATTTTTGAGGAACTTCGGCTAAAAGCATCCATCGGCAAAGGCTTCAGGGCCCCGTCCCTGTCAGAACTGTTTGTCACCTCCTACCGCAACAAGGCAAAATATGTCTATAGTCCCAACCCGGATCTGGAACCCGAAGAGTCGCTCTCCTATGAAATCGGCCTTGAGGGAGGCAAAGGTCCTATTTCAGGCGGAATCACCGCGTTTAGAAATGATATCGACAATATGATCGACGCACAGTTCATACGCACCGAGGGTTCCGGAAAAAATAAAATCACCTATTACCAATACCAGAACATTGCCGAAGCCCTCACCCAGGGGATCGAAGCCCGGGCAGACGTGAAACTGCCCTGGCACTTGAGCACCGGTGCCGGCATTACCTGGCTGGACACGGAAAATAAGGAAACCGGAGAAGAACTGGAAGGCAGCCCGGACGTAAAGGGCATTTTCAGGCTGGCCTATTATCACCCGGAGCACAAATTTCATGCAGCCACCCGCATCAACTATATCGGCGACCAGCATGTCTCCAATGCCGAAGACAAAAGCGGCTATGTTACTGTGAACCTTTATTTTTCAAAGGATTTTGCAAACCGGTTACAGGTTTTCGCAGGCATTGATAATCTTTTTAATGAAAAAAAAGCCTATGACGGCCAGACATATATAGAACCGGCCAACTGCTATGCCGGATGCAGCATCCGGTTTTAA